A stretch of Microbacterium sp. LWH3-1.2 DNA encodes these proteins:
- a CDS encoding TetR/AcrR family transcriptional regulator, which translates to MAAADLIADKGFAATRVGDIAKRAKVSHGLVNFYFGSLENLLIEALLSTEERFYEVADTIVTQPTSGAERLRRLVEWVFSEDSRQTRAWTLWLESWAEAAHRDVVADARARQDERWRTLFDNAVADDFPGSEEERESAILTLAALLDGLMVQVALEDPTITTAKAYELGVRYAERMMK; encoded by the coding sequence ATGGCAGCCGCCGACCTCATCGCCGACAAGGGATTCGCCGCCACTCGGGTGGGCGACATTGCCAAACGCGCGAAGGTCAGCCACGGGCTTGTCAATTTCTATTTCGGCAGCCTGGAGAACCTCCTGATAGAAGCGCTCCTTTCCACGGAGGAGCGCTTCTATGAGGTAGCCGACACCATCGTGACACAACCGACATCAGGCGCGGAGCGTCTGCGTCGCCTGGTGGAATGGGTGTTCTCCGAAGACAGTCGGCAGACTCGAGCCTGGACCCTCTGGCTCGAAAGCTGGGCTGAGGCCGCTCACCGAGACGTCGTCGCGGACGCGCGGGCCCGACAGGATGAGCGCTGGCGGACACTCTTCGACAACGCTGTCGCCGACGACTTCCCCGGGAGCGAGGAAGAACGTGAGTCCGCCATCCTCACGTTGGCAGCCCTGCTCGATGGCCTCATGGTGCAGGTCGCCCTCGAAGATCCGACCATCACAACGGCCAAGGCATACGAGCTGGGCGTCCGCTACGCGGAACGGATGATGAAGTAG